A DNA window from Methylobacterium sp. NMS14P contains the following coding sequences:
- a CDS encoding MBL fold metallo-hydrolase, translating to MPGTPRAGIIPVTPFQQNCTLIWDDATKVGAVVDPGGDLDRIEAAIREQGVTVEKILLTHGHVDHAAGADELRERLGVPIEGPHQADKFLLDSLPETAANYGLGAARPVTPDRWLDEGDAVTVGGLGFDILHCPGHSPGSVVFVSRDARFALVGDVVFKGSVGRTDLPGGNHEQLIRAIKDKVLPLGDDIAFIPGHGPTSTLGEERVSNPFLQD from the coding sequence ATGCCAGGTACGCCACGCGCCGGGATCATCCCGGTCACGCCCTTCCAGCAGAATTGCACCCTGATCTGGGATGACGCCACCAAGGTCGGCGCCGTGGTCGATCCCGGCGGCGATCTCGACCGGATCGAGGCGGCGATCCGCGAGCAGGGCGTCACCGTGGAGAAGATCCTGCTGACCCACGGCCATGTCGACCACGCCGCCGGCGCCGACGAATTGCGCGAGCGCCTCGGCGTGCCGATCGAGGGCCCGCACCAGGCCGACAAGTTCCTGCTTGATTCCCTGCCCGAGACGGCGGCCAATTACGGCCTCGGCGCCGCCCGGCCCGTGACACCCGACCGCTGGCTCGACGAGGGCGATGCCGTGACGGTCGGCGGGCTCGGTTTCGACATCCTCCACTGCCCCGGCCACTCGCCCGGCAGCGTCGTGTTCGTGAGCCGGGACGCGCGCTTCGCCCTCGTCGGCGACGTGGTGTTCAAGGGCTCCGTCGGCCGCACCGACCTGCCCGGCGGCAACCACGAGCAGCTCATCCGCGCCATCAAGGACAAGGTCCTGCCGCTGGGCGACGACATCGCCTTCATCCCCGGCCACGGACCGACCAGCACCCTCGGCGAGGAGCGCGTGTCCAACCCCTTCCTGCAGGACTGA
- a CDS encoding aldo/keto reductase encodes MDRRRIGRSDLTVAPFCLGGNVFGWTADEAASFAILDRFVESGFDFIDTADVYSRWAPGHVGGESETVIGKWLAARPGVRDRIVLATKVGMDLGEAGKGLSAAHIERACEASLRRLGVDRIDLYQSHLDDATVPLEETLRAHERLIAAGKVRAIGASNYDAARLAEALTVSASAGLPRYECLQPDYSLAQRGYEAELEPLCRAEQIGVIGYFSLAAGFLTGKYRSARDAAGRPRENRVAKYLNPRGLALLDVLDSVAQAHGASPAQVALAWIIARPGITAPIASATSVAQLDELLGAVRLTLAPESIGRLDAASAGGIEG; translated from the coding sequence ATGGACAGGCGGCGCATCGGCCGCTCCGACCTGACGGTCGCGCCGTTCTGCCTCGGCGGCAACGTCTTCGGCTGGACGGCCGACGAGGCCGCGTCCTTCGCGATCCTCGACCGGTTCGTGGAGAGCGGCTTCGACTTCATCGACACCGCCGACGTCTACTCGCGCTGGGCCCCCGGCCACGTCGGGGGAGAGTCGGAGACGGTGATCGGCAAGTGGCTCGCGGCCCGACCGGGTGTGCGCGACCGGATCGTGCTGGCGACCAAGGTCGGCATGGACCTGGGTGAGGCCGGCAAGGGCCTCTCGGCGGCCCATATCGAGCGGGCCTGCGAGGCCTCGCTGCGGCGCCTCGGGGTCGACCGGATCGACCTCTACCAGTCGCATCTCGACGACGCGACGGTGCCCCTCGAGGAGACCCTGCGGGCCCACGAGCGCCTGATCGCGGCCGGCAAGGTCCGGGCGATCGGCGCCTCGAACTACGATGCGGCGCGGCTCGCGGAGGCGCTGACGGTCTCGGCCTCCGCGGGGCTGCCGCGCTACGAGTGCCTCCAGCCCGATTACAGTCTCGCCCAGCGCGGCTACGAGGCCGAGCTGGAGCCGCTCTGCCGCGCCGAGCAGATCGGCGTGATCGGCTACTTCTCCCTGGCGGCCGGCTTCCTCACCGGCAAGTACCGCAGCGCCCGGGACGCGGCGGGACGTCCGCGGGAGAACCGGGTCGCCAAGTACCTCAACCCGCGCGGCCTCGCGCTGCTCGACGTGCTCGATTCGGTCGCGCAGGCCCACGGCGCGAGCCCGGCCCAGGTGGCGCTCGCCTGGATCATCGCCCGCCCAGGCATCACCGCGCCCATCGCGAGCGCCACCTCGGTGGCGCAGCTCGACGAGCTCCTCGGCGCCGTGCGGCTGACCCTCGCGCCCGAGTCGATCGGCCGCCTGGATGCGGCGAGCGCGGGCGGCATCGAGGGCTAA
- the gyrB gene encoding DNA topoisomerase (ATP-hydrolyzing) subunit B, producing MADTPQTEPADYGAESIRVLKGLDAVRKRPGMYIGDTDDGSGLHHMVYEVVDNAIDEALAGHADLVTVTLNADGSCTVSDNGRGIPVDIHKEEGVSAAEVIMTQLHAGGKFDQNSYKVSGGLHGVGVSVVNALSSWLRLRIWRNDKEHAMEFRHGDAVAPLEVIGPGNGRRGTEVTFLPSTQTFTMIEFDYGTLEKRLRELAFLNSGVRIVLTDARHAEKKREELYYEGGIEAFVRYLDRSRKPIDGMTSPVVVSSERDGIRVEVALWWNDSFNETVLPFTNNIPQRDGGTHMAGFRAALTRQVTGYAESSGIAKREKVSLTGEDCREGLTAVISVQVPDPKFSSQTKDKLVSSEVRPAVENVLNEGLSTWLEENPSQARSVMGKVVLAASAREAARKARETVTRKGALDIASLPGKLADCQERDPTKCEILLVEGDSAGGSAKQGRDRTFQAVLPLRGKILNVERVRADRMLSSAEIGTLITALGAGIGRSSTDREGFNPEKLRYHRIIIMTDADVDGSHIRTLLLTFFFRQMPELIDRGHLYIAQPPLYKAERGRRAIYLKDERALEDYLIDQGTDGAILRLSTGAEFAGAQLKSLVEEARSFRSILQGLHTRYDRSVVEQAVLAGAIDPEAASRAGEAEVLADMTARRLDAIADEIERGWQGESFEGGYRLSRTLRGVRQVSTLDAGLISSQEARRLSERADAFREIYGEPATLMRKSDETVLHGPVALFEAVMAFGRKGLQLQRYKGLGEMTAQQLWETTLDRDVRSLLQVKVKDVTDADDLFVKLMGDVVEPRREFIQENALSVANLDV from the coding sequence ATGGCCGACACCCCCCAGACCGAGCCCGCCGATTACGGCGCGGAATCCATCCGCGTGCTGAAGGGCCTCGACGCCGTCCGCAAGCGGCCCGGCATGTATATCGGCGACACCGACGACGGCTCAGGCCTCCACCACATGGTGTACGAGGTCGTGGACAACGCCATCGACGAGGCTCTGGCGGGCCACGCCGACCTGGTCACCGTGACCCTCAACGCCGACGGCTCCTGCACCGTCTCCGACAACGGCCGCGGCATCCCGGTGGACATCCACAAGGAGGAGGGCGTCTCGGCGGCCGAGGTCATCATGACCCAGCTGCACGCCGGCGGTAAGTTCGACCAGAACTCCTACAAGGTCTCCGGCGGCCTGCACGGCGTCGGCGTCTCGGTTGTGAACGCCCTGTCGTCGTGGCTGCGCCTGCGCATCTGGCGCAACGACAAGGAGCACGCGATGGAGTTCCGCCACGGCGACGCCGTGGCCCCCCTGGAGGTCATCGGGCCCGGGAACGGCCGGCGCGGCACGGAAGTCACCTTCCTGCCTTCGACCCAGACCTTCACGATGATCGAGTTCGACTACGGGACGCTGGAGAAGCGCCTGCGCGAGCTCGCCTTCCTCAATTCCGGCGTCCGCATCGTCCTGACCGACGCCCGCCACGCCGAGAAGAAGCGCGAGGAGCTGTACTACGAGGGTGGGATCGAGGCCTTCGTCCGCTACCTCGACCGCTCCCGCAAGCCGATCGACGGGATGACCAGCCCCGTGGTCGTCAGCTCCGAGCGCGACGGGATCCGCGTCGAGGTCGCGTTGTGGTGGAACGACTCGTTCAACGAGACCGTCCTGCCCTTCACCAACAACATCCCGCAGCGCGACGGCGGCACCCATATGGCCGGCTTCCGGGCGGCCCTGACCCGTCAGGTCACCGGCTACGCCGAGTCGTCGGGCATCGCCAAGCGGGAGAAGGTCTCGCTGACCGGCGAGGATTGCCGCGAGGGCCTCACCGCGGTCATCTCCGTGCAGGTGCCGGACCCGAAATTCTCGTCGCAGACCAAGGACAAGCTCGTCTCGTCCGAGGTGCGCCCCGCGGTCGAGAACGTCCTCAACGAGGGCCTGTCCACGTGGCTCGAGGAGAATCCGAGCCAAGCGCGTTCGGTGATGGGCAAGGTCGTGCTGGCGGCCTCCGCCCGCGAGGCCGCCCGCAAGGCCCGCGAGACGGTGACCCGGAAGGGCGCACTCGACATCGCCTCGCTGCCCGGCAAGCTCGCCGACTGCCAGGAGCGCGACCCGACCAAGTGCGAGATCCTGCTGGTGGAGGGCGACTCCGCCGGCGGCTCGGCCAAGCAGGGCCGCGACCGGACCTTCCAGGCCGTGCTGCCCCTGCGCGGCAAGATCCTCAACGTCGAGCGCGTACGCGCCGACCGGATGCTGTCCTCCGCCGAGATCGGCACCCTCATCACGGCCCTCGGCGCCGGGATCGGGCGCTCCTCCACGGACCGGGAGGGCTTCAACCCCGAGAAGCTGCGCTACCACCGCATCATCATCATGACCGACGCGGACGTGGACGGCTCGCACATCCGCACGCTGCTGCTGACCTTCTTCTTCCGGCAGATGCCGGAGCTGATCGATCGCGGCCACCTCTACATCGCGCAGCCGCCGCTCTACAAAGCCGAGCGCGGCCGCCGGGCCATCTACCTGAAGGACGAGCGCGCCCTCGAGGATTACCTGATCGACCAGGGCACCGACGGCGCGATCCTGCGGCTCTCCACCGGCGCGGAGTTCGCCGGGGCGCAGCTCAAGAGCCTCGTCGAGGAGGCCCGGTCGTTCCGAAGCATCCTGCAGGGCTTGCACACCCGCTACGACCGCTCCGTGGTCGAGCAGGCGGTGCTCGCCGGGGCCATCGACCCCGAGGCGGCGTCGCGGGCGGGCGAGGCCGAGGTGCTGGCCGACATGACCGCCCGCCGGCTCGACGCCATCGCGGACGAGATCGAGCGCGGCTGGCAGGGCGAGTCGTTCGAGGGCGGCTATCGCCTCAGCCGGACGCTCCGCGGCGTCCGGCAGGTGTCGACCCTCGACGCTGGCCTGATCAGTTCGCAGGAGGCCCGGCGCCTCTCCGAGCGGGCAGACGCTTTCCGGGAGATCTACGGCGAGCCGGCCACGCTCATGCGGAAGTCCGACGAGACCGTGCTGCACGGACCCGTCGCCCTGTTCGAGGCCGTGATGGCCTTCGGCCGCAAGGGCCTGCAACTCCAGCGCTACAAGGGCCTCGGCGAGATGACCGCCCAGCAGCTCTGGGAGACCACGCTGGACCGTGACGTGCGCTCGCTGCTGCAGGTCAAGGTCAAGGACGTCACCGACGCCGACGACCTGTTCGTCAAGCTGATGGGCGACGTCGTGGAGCCGCGGCGCGAGTTCATCCAGGAGAATGCGCTGAGCGTCGCGAACCTCGACGTCTGA